The Pontibacter sp. SGAir0037 DNA segment CTTTGGCTTAACCACCGGCCTGGAGTATAACCCGGGTTATTATGCAGCGCAGGCAGAACTGGACAGGCTGGCACAAACGGTTGGCCGGAAAGGCGGACTTATTATGAGCCACATGCGCAGCGAACACAACGACCATATCGCCCCGGCTATCGAGGAACTGCTTTCGCAGGGGCAATATTGCCCTGTGCAGGTATCTCATATTAAAGTAGTATATGGCAAAGGCCGGAAAAGAGCAGAGGAAATTCTGGCACAGCTAAGCGAGGCAAGGGCACGTGGCATACAGGTAACCGCAGACTTTTACCCCTATTACGCCAGCTATACCAGCATCGAGATTCTTTTCCCGGAATGGGCCAAGAAGCCCTTCGATTACGAGGCAGTAAAGCAGCAGCGTGGTGCAGAACTACTGGATTTTCTGCGTAACAAGATCATCCAGCGAAACGGGCCGGAAGCCACACTCATTGGCTCTGGTCCGTTTAAGGGAAAGAACCTGGCTCAGATTGCCGAAGAACGTAACAAGCCTTTTGAAGAAGTACTGATGCACGACATCGGGCCCTACGGAGCTTTCGGTGCTTATTTTATCATGGACGAGGTGCTGCAGGAAACCCTGATCCAGGACCCATACATTATGCTTTGCACCGATGGCAGCCCCGGCATGAACCACCCCAGAAGTTTCGGTGCCTTTGCAAAAATGCTGGAGACATACGTTACCAGAAAGCAGCATTTCCCACTGGAAGAGGCCGTGCGTAAAATGACAGGCTTTACCGCCGAAACCATTGGTCTAGCAGACAGAGGCTTCGTGCGGGAAGGCTACAAGGCCGACCTGCTCCTCTTTAACCCGGAGGAAGTAAAAGAGAACACCACCTATATTCAGACAAACCAGCTGGCTACCGGCTTCCGGTATGTGCTTCTGAATGGCGAGCTGGTAAAAGAGAACGAACAGATACGCGAGAGCCGTGCCGGGAGAATGCTGAGGAAGTAACTTACATTTCACCTGCTCCACTGCCATACAGGTAGCGGAGCAGGTGAAATGAAGGTTTATTTTTACCTGCCATGCTCGACCTTGAATACCCAGGCATAGTTGCAGGGCATGTTGCCGGGATGTATTGCCGGTGGCGTAATTGTAAGCGTGTTGTTTCTATAGGCAGCTTTCACCTTTACTTCAGTGCCTAACATACGAACACGACCTCCTTTGCCAATACCTTTAATGGTGAATGGTTTTTCCGGCCATTTTGTACAGATAACATATACATCGTCTCCTTTAAGGGTATAAAAAATTGTTTGCCCATTGCTTTCGTGCGGTCTCTTTTCCCAGGCAGACGTGCCGTATATAGCTTCTCCGTTTACCTGTAGCCACTCCCCGATATCCAGCAGCCGCTCCTGCATAATAACAGGTATCAGTCCGTCGGCTTTAGGACCGATGTTCAGCAGCAGATTGCCTCCGTTGCTTACTTTTTCAATCAGCAGATCAACCAGCTGCTTGGAAGTATAATAGTGGTCGGTAGTTTCGAAACGGTTATAGCCATAGGAGGTGCCAATGCCCCTGCTCTCTTCCCAGGGATGCGCTGCTGCTGCCCCTATTCCTTCCTGGTTGTGCACCAGGTTATACTCGGTGGTATAGTAATCGCCATGCTTGCTGCGGGTCTCACTTCCCCACCTGTCGTTTGCCACCACTGTTTCTTTAACAGGAGATTCGTTGTAGAGCCAGGCCAGAAAAGCTTCGCTCTTCAGTTTGTCGCTGGTATAGTCCCATTCTCCATCTGAGAAAATTACCTCTGGCCTGTAACGTGTTACCAGGTCTTTCATCTGGGGGAGCATGTGCTGATCGACCCACTGGTCTAAAGTAGCCTCCGTATACAGCGGGTGGCTCCACTCCAGCAGAGAATAATAAAAGCCCATGCGCAGTCCCTGCTTTCTTACTGCTTCTGTTAACTCTCCCGCCAGGTCGCGGTGCGGGCCTATGGCTACGCTATTCCAGCGAGGGCTTTGCGCACTTGGCCAAAGGCAAAAGCCGTCGTGGTGTTTGGAAGTCAGGACTACATACTTCGCCCCTGACTTTCGAAAGAGTTCTGCCCATTTATCCGGGTTGAAATGTTCGGCCTTGAACATCGGAGCGAAATCCTGGTACGTAAAGTTTTCGCCAAAATGCCTGGTATGGTGCTTCAGGAACAGCTCGTTTTTTTGCAGTAACCTGTTTTCGTAATGTTCCGCATATTTTTCGTACACCCCTTCCACCTCATCAACAGGAGCATAAGCCGGCACCGCATAAGGTCCCCAATGAATAAAAATGCCGAATTTAGCGTCCTTCCACCAAGCAGGAGTTTCCCGTTGATCCAGCGACTCCCATTCAGGGGCATACTGCTGAGATGCAGCTTTTAAAGCAGCTAGCACTAAAAACATAGCCATACATAGTTTTCTTTTCATGAGCAGGTAAGTTTGAGCCGGAAACGGGGCCACCGGAATATTACCTTAAGTTAAAAAGAAGTATTTGCGAGTCAAATAAAAGAGAACTGATATAGCTGATTAAATGGCCGCCGCAGGTCATCAAAACCCGTTCACCTCCACCACTGCCCCGGCAGGCAGGTTGTTTAAAGTATACTCCCCCACCCTTACACGCACCAGGCGTAAGGTCGGGAAACCCACGGCAGCTGTCATTTTCCGTACCTGCCGGAATTTACCTTCCGTTACCGTTAAGGAGATCCAGCTGGTGGGGCCGTGGCGATCATCCCGGATTTTGCGGCTTCGTTCGGCGAAACCGGGGTCTGTTAACAGCCTGGCGGCCTTGCATGGAACAGTAGTATAGCGCTTACTGCCGACGCCTATTTCCACACCCTGCTGCAACCGGGCAATCGCTTCATCGTGTATCTGGCCATCCACCTGGGCATAATACTCTTTTTCAATTTTTTTGCTGCGGACGTGCTCGCTCATTTTCCCGTCAGTGGTCAGCAGCAACAGGCCCTCGCTGTCTTCGTCGAGGCGGCCAATAGCCATGGTGCCTTCCGGGAAGTCATACAGCTCTCCTAAAAGTTTTTTCTTTTTATTATCGCAAACAAACTGGCTGATATACCCATAGGGTTTATGCAGGAGAAAATGCCTATGCACCATCAGGAAAATAATCGTAATTTTAATTGCTCTGTTTCGCCGCAAAGGTAGCCAACTTTCCGGTTTATCTTACATGCAGGCAAAACAGCTAATGCACATTGCGCACGCCTAATACAAACAACCCTATGGAGCAGCAAGGAAGCTGGACAAAAACAGAAGACAATTACATGGATTTTGAATCGTCGGTCCTGCAACGTTTATACGAAACCGTTACCGACAGATACCACCAGGTATACAACAGCTACCTCGATGTTTACGACGACGATGAGGCGTACTATAAAGCAAAGGAAGAAGGCTACGAAATGGTAACCGACTATAAAACCATTAACGGCAGAGAAGAATTCGCCACTACCTACCTGACACCAGCTTATGTGCTGGACATCTGGTACGAGGTGGATGAACTAACCGGCAAAAGAGACTATACGAAAGGCTTTGCCAGGGTCAGCAGCAGGTAGCGCCTGCTGCCCTTACAGTGTAATTAGTTTTTCGCGTACCTTAAATGATTTTGTTTTTGCAGCAGAAAAAATTACGATAAAACGTATCTGGTGTCCGCTTTGGTTCTGAAGCACCTCCAAAGCCGATTTAAAACTGTCTAAAGCTGTTGTAAAAGCATTCTCGTGAGAGGCAGCATGGTAGTTCTGGTAGGTCACTTCATCTGCCCTGTTGATTTCCCTTACATAAGAGATTACCTCATGTTCAAGTACATGGCTTGCTTCATTCAAATAAATCACCTTATAACCTTTACTGCAAAGATCTTCCGAAGCTGCAAAAGCGGCTTCAAAATCAGCAAATCCGGTAATAACATAACCACTCCTCAAGTCAACAGTTTTCATATTCGATATTGTATTTTATAAAAGCGCAGCATGAAAGCAGGAGTATATCCTTAAATAGGTCTTCTGCTATGTATAATTTAAAAGTTTAATTTATTCTTTATATTTCAACATACATAATTTTAACTCATTAAGTGCCGCACAAGTATGAAAGTCGTGGTTTAATTTTATAATTGGGCATAAATACGGAGTAAACACCTGTTGTTAGCTGTTGTAATTACTTAACTGTCAGAAATGTACCTGAACCACATGATGCTTCCGCAGCTATAAAACCTAAGTGAAGGAAAGGGCACCCCTGCAATTGCCCTGCGGCAGGTAAAACAGTTTAATAGCTGAGCAGCAGCATTTGAAACAAAAAAGCTACCTTTCGGGGTACAAGCAGAATAGTTTTAAATGTTGTACAGCAAGCAGGCCTTTGCATAGGTCCTGCATGCCAAACCGAAAGAACAGACAATTTATGATAAAGGCTTATAAACTTTATACCGGAAACGACGGCCATTCCTATGTGGCTGCAGGTTATGTAGCAGAAGATATCAGCACCCTCACTACCTCCATTCATTTTAAGCAGACACCTCCTAACTCTGAGTACGACTGGCATACGGCACCCACCACACAGTTTGTCATAACGCTGGCAGGAACCTTGGAATTTACCACCAGCCTGGGCGACACTTTTATACTGCAGGCGGGAGAAATTTTAATCGCCACAGACACTACAGGGAAAGGCCATAAATGGCGCATGCTCGGAGATGCGCCCTGGGTACGATCCTATATAAAATTTGAGCACGACACACAGGTTAATTTTATTCCTGACCCGTCTGAAAGTGTAGCATAGCAGGCAACGACAACCTCGTTTCGGAAGCCCTGTACTGCCATACCGGCAGGATCAAATAATCATATTTTGATAAACTTTAATATTTAGGTTAATCATCGATAATTAACTACATTTACACGTTAATTTTCAGCCTAATAGCTTAATAATATTTTAAATACAATTTCTTTTAACAGCCAGGTTTTAGCTGGTGGTGAAAAAGTATAAATATAAAACTATTTTAACCGGGTTTATCTGCCGGCTTGCTGCCGGAAACCTGATGTAAAGTAGTGGCCGCAGGCAAAACTTAAGCTAATTTATAACAGTAGCAGCTTATCCGGGTAAAGCTTTATAAGCCGGATCTGTACCCAACGACTATAACGCACCTATGACGAAGACCAGCGCAGGTTTAGATTTTAGACGCCAATACTTTAGCAATAGCCATAGCACGCAGGCAGGGAAACTGCTTCTTTTCAGAAAGGCTAAACAAGTTCTCTTTGTTCTTTGCT contains these protein-coding regions:
- a CDS encoding alpha-L-fucosidase, with the protein product MKRKLCMAMFLVLAALKAASQQYAPEWESLDQRETPAWWKDAKFGIFIHWGPYAVPAYAPVDEVEGVYEKYAEHYENRLLQKNELFLKHHTRHFGENFTYQDFAPMFKAEHFNPDKWAELFRKSGAKYVVLTSKHHDGFCLWPSAQSPRWNSVAIGPHRDLAGELTEAVRKQGLRMGFYYSLLEWSHPLYTEATLDQWVDQHMLPQMKDLVTRYRPEVIFSDGEWDYTSDKLKSEAFLAWLYNESPVKETVVANDRWGSETRSKHGDYYTTEYNLVHNQEGIGAAAAHPWEESRGIGTSYGYNRFETTDHYYTSKQLVDLLIEKVSNGGNLLLNIGPKADGLIPVIMQERLLDIGEWLQVNGEAIYGTSAWEKRPHESNGQTIFYTLKGDDVYVICTKWPEKPFTIKGIGKGGRVRMLGTEVKVKAAYRNNTLTITPPAIHPGNMPCNYAWVFKVEHGR
- a CDS encoding pseudouridine synthase; this encodes MRRNRAIKITIIFLMVHRHFLLHKPYGYISQFVCDNKKKKLLGELYDFPEGTMAIGRLDEDSEGLLLLTTDGKMSEHVRSKKIEKEYYAQVDGQIHDEAIARLQQGVEIGVGSKRYTTVPCKAARLLTDPGFAERSRKIRDDRHGPTSWISLTVTEGKFRQVRKMTAAVGFPTLRLVRVRVGEYTLNNLPAGAVVEVNGF
- a CDS encoding amidohydrolase family protein, which translates into the protein MRYSLLIANASVIDGSGATPYTAHVLLQGDTIALIDKSLSTEHQAERTIDASGLVLTPGFIDAHAHGEPLEEPAFHNFLAMGITTICLGQDGFSPEHEDVRGWMEQVDAVKPGVNIAMFAGHNTIRMLSGTQYAPVPSEENFQAMERLLEDALDAGCFGLTTGLEYNPGYYAAQAELDRLAQTVGRKGGLIMSHMRSEHNDHIAPAIEELLSQGQYCPVQVSHIKVVYGKGRKRAEEILAQLSEARARGIQVTADFYPYYASYTSIEILFPEWAKKPFDYEAVKQQRGAELLDFLRNKIIQRNGPEATLIGSGPFKGKNLAQIAEERNKPFEEVLMHDIGPYGAFGAYFIMDEVLQETLIQDPYIMLCTDGSPGMNHPRSFGAFAKMLETYVTRKQHFPLEEAVRKMTGFTAETIGLADRGFVREGYKADLLLFNPEEVKENTTYIQTNQLATGFRYVLLNGELVKENEQIRESRAGRMLRK